The following is a genomic window from Rutidosis leptorrhynchoides isolate AG116_Rl617_1_P2 chromosome 8, CSIRO_AGI_Rlap_v1, whole genome shotgun sequence.
TCTCCCATCACTATCGGATCTTCGAGCCATTCAATGGACCCAATGTAGTCTGGTTGTGTCAATAACATATTAGTTAGTACACAATTTCTTTTAAACATAGCTGTTATTACAGTGAACTTACCAGTAAGTACGGTAGTGTTTGGCAAGCGTGTACGTAACTGGTTATAAGCCACAAACTGGAAATAGTGCTCCGGAAACAGTATCCCAGGCATAAGCTCAAAAGTTGTGTTCTTATCAAAAGAAAGGGTCGTTGACCCGGGTAGCACCTTCTCCCACCTAGTTGTTGTGTGGAAAGAGAAATTCCTTATCATATAGACTGAATTTAAAATCATTAGCTCATCCAAAAAATCCTTGTCAAAATAGCGCATGTTGACAAGCATAGGGTAGCTCTGTAGAATTATACAAAAAAATGTCAGGTAGACTTTTTAAAATGAAGCCCAAAAAATATTGATGTAAAGGGTTGATGAAAGAATACCATCTCATTGATTAGCATGCAGCAGTACCCATttggtgcttgagtgtgaaaattgTAAGTTACCCACTTTCGATAAATTCTTGCAGCGATGGTCCTATTTCTATCGCCTGCTCCAAGTTGTGCCAACGCTGTAATCTATGCCATACTTTGAAACTCCAAAAAAAGAAATAATATTATAATTCCAAAAAAATTATTCACTATATACATAATGTTCCTGCGGACGTGTTGTTTTAATCGATAGTATGAGCAACTGGGGTTGCATCGAAGTCAGCTATTGTGGAAAGGAAATCTGTGTAGACGATATTTTTCGTGACGTTTTCTTGTTGGCCCTCATGCTGTCTAATCAGTATTTTCAAACCATCTGGTGATGTAGCCCTTGAGAGCGCAACATACAGCTGCCCATGGCCAAAAAATTGGTTTAGGTAGATAAACGCCTATTTTGTTCAGCGACTGGCCCTGGCTCTTATTTATGGTCATTGCATACGAAACTTTTAGCGGGAACTGCTGCCTTTTTAGCTCGTAAGGTAATGTTGGTTCTTTGTGGATGAGGTTCATCCTCGGGAAGAAGACCTTTTCACCAACCCTTATGCCCGTGATAATCTCAGCTTCAACTACTTTAGTTAGGAGTTGAGTAATTATCATCCTGGTACCATTACAAAGGCCGCCTACGATATTAATATTCTGCAACAAAATAGCTGGCACCCCTATTTTTAGCTCGAGAAGGTGCGGTGGCAGGCCAGGGTAATTTAGCGTGTTCAAGTATTCTGTTGAATATAGTAGTTCCGACTCACCACCGTCATTCCCTTGTGGTGTAGCAGTATCATAAGTTGCATAGGTTGTAACTGGGCCATCAACCATATCAACGACCAACTTATTTATGGTGTCTGCTGCATCGTTTTTCGGGCAAACAATCGCTTTTTATTGTAATTCTGCAGCATTGGGATTCTGCAATGTTTCTGGGGGTAGATAAAAGAAATTAGATTCGCCAACCTCTTTTCATCATCAGGAACATAGTAGGTGTCAGGAATTTGTACCCAACTACTATTAACTGGGTCTTCCAAATCACGTGTTCCAACCCCGCCATTTCCAATATCCAGTAACCATGCGGAGAAAGCAGCGTTTCTTTCCTTCTCCGATGGCGTCAGCCCTGGCTGCATTAATCGCATATTTTCGCTAAGTATAAACACCTTGAATTCCTTCCACAAATACGAAGATGTTATGCAAGAACGTACTATAGTTGATTTCTTGCCTTTTTTATGGACGGGTAATGTTTGTTTAAAGTTGCCACCTAGAATCTTAGACTTACCTCCGAATGGTGAAGTTTTGTTGCCGAG
Proteins encoded in this region:
- the LOC139864467 gene encoding uncharacterized protein — encoded protein: MAKLLESTDVIVWDEAPMNNKRFFEALDRNLRDILGNKTSPFGGKSKILGGNFKQTLPVHKKGKKSTIVRSCITSSYLWKEFKVFILSENMRLMQPGLTPSEKERNAAFSAWLLDIGNGGVGTRDLEDPVNSSWVQIPDTYYVPDDEKRLANLISFIYPQKHCRIPMLQNYNKKRLFARKTMQQTP